A single Phytohabitans houttuyneae DNA region contains:
- a CDS encoding radical SAM protein — MPWPVQEICQFVRERSPDTHIVVGGPLVDNLTVDLTAEVLFDIFAWVGADSYVKESQGEATLERLVGALREGKDVARVPNLYLPSADGFQFTGARPEANSLDECAIDWSLYDGGLLGPTVQTRTARSCAFKCSFCDFPIRAGALSVASVEAVERELRQLHAHGVRNLVFVDDTFNVPIGRFKELCRMMIRNDFDFEWYSFFRCSAARDVEIYDLMRDSGCRAVFLGIESGDDVVLRNMVKSSHGDQYRFGIEQMHARGIATFASFICGFPGETEQSVRNTVRFINEVQPTFYRAELWFYNHRSPVHAQAQTYRLTGRGYEWAHATMNSHQAAQAADELFRDVTGSVWMPGYNYDFWAVPYLIGKGLTMAQVVEFHQIISDLIPFNAAAPATPADAALRDRRVAALADWFGGVRLAPPAYQMPLDDGVPARS; from the coding sequence ATGCCGTGGCCGGTCCAGGAGATCTGCCAGTTCGTGCGCGAGCGCAGCCCGGACACGCACATCGTGGTCGGCGGCCCGCTTGTCGACAATCTCACCGTGGACCTGACCGCCGAGGTGCTGTTCGACATCTTCGCGTGGGTCGGCGCCGACTCCTACGTCAAGGAGTCGCAGGGCGAGGCGACCCTCGAACGGCTCGTCGGCGCGCTGCGCGAAGGCAAGGACGTCGCGCGGGTGCCCAACCTGTACCTGCCCTCCGCGGACGGCTTCCAGTTCACCGGCGCCCGGCCGGAGGCGAACAGCCTGGACGAGTGCGCCATCGACTGGAGCCTCTACGACGGAGGGCTGCTGGGACCGACCGTCCAGACCCGGACGGCCCGCAGCTGCGCGTTCAAATGCAGCTTCTGCGACTTTCCGATCCGCGCCGGCGCGCTGAGCGTGGCCAGCGTCGAGGCGGTCGAACGGGAGCTGCGCCAGCTGCACGCGCACGGCGTGCGCAACCTGGTGTTCGTCGATGACACGTTCAACGTCCCGATCGGCCGGTTCAAAGAGCTGTGCCGCATGATGATCCGCAACGACTTCGACTTCGAGTGGTACTCCTTCTTCCGCTGTTCCGCCGCCCGAGACGTGGAGATCTACGACCTGATGCGCGACAGCGGCTGCCGTGCGGTCTTCCTCGGCATCGAAAGCGGCGACGATGTGGTGCTGCGAAACATGGTGAAGTCCAGTCACGGCGACCAGTACCGCTTCGGCATCGAGCAGATGCACGCGCGGGGCATCGCCACGTTCGCCTCGTTCATCTGTGGCTTCCCGGGCGAGACCGAGCAGTCGGTACGAAACACTGTCCGGTTCATCAACGAGGTGCAGCCGACGTTCTACCGCGCGGAGCTATGGTTCTACAACCACCGCTCGCCGGTACACGCACAGGCGCAGACGTACCGCCTCACCGGCCGCGGCTACGAGTGGGCCCACGCGACGATGAACTCCCACCAGGCGGCGCAGGCGGCGGACGAGCTCTTCCGCGACGTCACCGGGTCGGTCTGGATGCCCGGCTACAACTACGACTTCTGGGCAGTGCCGTACCTGATCGGCAAGGGACTGACGATGGCGCAGGTCGTCGAGTTCCACCAGATCATCAGCGATCTGATCCCCTTCAACGCGGCCGCGCCCGCGACACCGGCCGACGCGGCACTGCGGGACAGACGCGTCGCGGCCCTGGCGGACTGGTTCGGTGGGGTGCGGCTGGCACCGCCGGCGTACCAGATGCCGCTCGACGACGGCGTGCCGGCGCGTTCCTAA
- a CDS encoding non-ribosomal peptide synthetase codes for MTTPTTPVARLVETQAAQRPDALAVSDSSGEYTYAELNSHANRLAHALRRMGVRRETAVAVHMHRSRELLAALLAAFKTGATAHLMDPRWPSQRTEALLDAMPPRCVLQHSAAPTPGTTVTVDAVDVDRLLDRPGPGTAANLDVPVHPDNLAYVVHTSGSTGRPKAVGVTHRSVSHCVATHVEGHRIVPGDRGSWLASPGSSAGVGELWPYLASGASVHAGEAAIVASPAELRDWLVSAAITKAFLSTPVAQELAVLAWPEDTALRLVTVGGDRALRWAPASLPFEVAVSYGSAEANAVSSCLVPWTRRRTSHTATDAERQAPPPVGRPWPEVRLLVLDERLRRRPDGAVDELFVAGPGLTRGYLGRPSLTAQRLLPNPYGAAGERMYRTGDMATLGDDGMLFHSGRTDRMVKVRGYRIELGDVEAALLRHPGLTAAAVVSGEDDRGETRLAAYVVCAPDRGEDTTPRAIRSFLLTHLPDYLVPEVITAVDRLPRNANGKVDRDALPAPAWREPVAPRSLDTVDETVAEQVWRLWTSLLEVQDAAPEDHFLECGGTSVTAGRLIATLREELGVPLRLAEFMRRPTYAALLEQVRVRVRPAGDRTRIRSVE; via the coding sequence GTGACGACGCCGACAACACCGGTCGCCCGCTTGGTCGAGACCCAGGCGGCGCAGCGACCCGACGCGCTGGCAGTGTCCGACTCCAGCGGTGAGTACACCTACGCCGAGCTCAACAGCCACGCCAACCGGCTGGCGCACGCGTTGCGCCGGATGGGCGTCCGGCGGGAGACGGCGGTGGCTGTCCACATGCACCGGTCGCGCGAGCTTCTCGCCGCGCTGCTTGCCGCCTTCAAGACCGGCGCCACCGCACACCTGATGGACCCGCGGTGGCCGAGCCAGCGGACCGAGGCGCTGCTGGACGCGATGCCGCCGCGCTGCGTGCTGCAGCACTCGGCGGCGCCCACACCCGGCACCACCGTTACGGTCGACGCCGTCGACGTGGACAGGCTGCTGGATCGGCCTGGCCCCGGGACGGCAGCCAACCTCGACGTGCCGGTGCACCCGGACAACCTGGCATACGTCGTGCACACCTCGGGCTCCACAGGCCGTCCCAAGGCCGTCGGTGTAACCCACCGGTCGGTCAGCCACTGCGTCGCGACCCATGTGGAGGGTCATCGGATCGTGCCGGGTGACCGGGGGAGCTGGCTCGCCTCGCCGGGCTCCTCGGCCGGTGTCGGCGAGCTCTGGCCGTACCTCGCGTCCGGCGCCAGCGTGCACGCCGGCGAGGCCGCCATCGTCGCCTCGCCCGCGGAGCTGCGTGACTGGCTCGTGTCCGCGGCGATCACCAAGGCATTTCTCAGTACGCCCGTCGCGCAGGAGCTCGCGGTGCTCGCCTGGCCCGAAGACACCGCGCTGCGGCTGGTGACCGTCGGCGGTGACCGGGCCCTGCGCTGGGCGCCGGCGTCCCTGCCGTTCGAGGTCGCCGTCTCGTACGGCTCCGCCGAGGCGAACGCCGTCTCCAGCTGCCTCGTCCCGTGGACGCGGCGGCGCACCTCGCACACCGCGACCGATGCCGAGCGGCAGGCCCCGCCCCCGGTCGGCCGGCCCTGGCCCGAGGTGCGGCTCCTGGTCCTCGACGAGCGGCTGAGGCGGCGGCCGGACGGCGCCGTGGACGAGCTGTTCGTCGCCGGACCGGGCCTGACCCGCGGCTACCTCGGCCGGCCCTCGCTGACCGCGCAGCGGCTGCTGCCCAACCCGTACGGCGCGGCAGGTGAGCGCATGTACCGCACCGGCGACATGGCCACGCTCGGCGACGACGGCATGCTGTTCCACTCTGGACGCACCGACAGGATGGTGAAGGTGCGCGGGTACCGGATCGAGCTGGGCGACGTCGAGGCCGCGTTGCTGCGCCACCCCGGTCTCACCGCGGCGGCGGTCGTGAGCGGTGAGGATGACCGGGGCGAGACCCGGCTCGCGGCGTACGTCGTGTGTGCGCCGGACCGGGGCGAGGACACGACGCCCCGGGCGATCCGCTCGTTCCTGCTGACCCACCTGCCGGACTACCTGGTGCCGGAGGTCATCACCGCCGTGGACCGGCTGCCGCGAAACGCCAACGGCAAGGTGGACCGCGACGCGCTCCCGGCTCCGGCCTGGCGCGAGCCGGTCGCACCCCGGTCACTGGACACAGTGGACGAGACGGTCGCGGAGCAGGTGTGGCGGTTGTGGACGTCACTGCTGGAGGTGCAGGACGCCGCGCCGGAGGACCACTTCCTCGAATGCGGCGGGACCTCCGTCACCGCCGGCCGGCTGATCGCCACCCTGCGGGAGGAGCTCGGCGTGCCGCTGCGGCTGGCGGAGTTCATGCGAAGGCCTACGTACGCCGCCCTGCTGGAGCAGGTACGGGTGCGGGTGCGGCCGGCGGGCGACCGCACCCGGATCCGTTCAGTCGAATAG
- a CDS encoding HalD/BesD family halogenase gives MSAASEVALDVDERIQKHLAAEFHDDWTVLGLSQQFRREGYVKIPNIVPEDVKAAVTEDVHRLLEHAKRVDMTLKATANTPRRMSTVGARHIIDNSTLVPRIYESPALLAFLSRLARDKVLPCPYEPERFVMTRQEKVGDTHGWHWGDFSFALIWIIEAPDIEAGGMLQCVPHTDWNKSDARVHDYLVKYPIRTYYHRTGDIYFLRTDTTLHRTVPLNRDVTRIILNTAWATPADLERAATHETMDALFD, from the coding sequence ATGTCAGCAGCAAGCGAAGTCGCTCTCGATGTCGACGAGAGGATCCAAAAGCACCTGGCAGCCGAGTTCCACGATGACTGGACGGTCCTCGGCCTGTCCCAACAGTTCCGGCGTGAGGGATACGTCAAGATACCCAACATCGTGCCGGAGGACGTGAAGGCCGCGGTGACCGAAGACGTGCACCGCCTGCTGGAGCACGCCAAGCGGGTGGACATGACGCTGAAGGCGACCGCGAACACACCACGCCGCATGAGCACTGTCGGCGCCCGGCACATCATCGACAACAGCACGCTCGTGCCGCGCATCTATGAGTCGCCGGCGCTGCTCGCCTTCCTGTCCCGGCTCGCCCGCGACAAGGTCCTGCCCTGCCCGTACGAGCCGGAGCGGTTCGTGATGACCCGGCAGGAAAAGGTCGGCGACACGCACGGATGGCACTGGGGCGACTTCAGCTTCGCGCTCATCTGGATCATCGAGGCACCGGACATCGAGGCGGGCGGGATGCTCCAGTGCGTGCCGCACACGGACTGGAACAAGTCCGACGCGCGGGTGCACGACTACCTCGTCAAGTACCCGATCCGGACCTACTACCACCGCACCGGTGACATCTATTTCCTGCGCACCGACACGACGCTGCACCGGACGGTCCCACTCAACCGCGATGTCACGCGCATCATCCTGAACACGGCCTGGGCCACGCCCGCCGACCTGGAGCGCGCCGCGACGCACGAGACGATGGACGCGCTATTCGACTGA
- the purF gene encoding amidophosphoribosyltransferase, protein MFESVGESCGVIALRGVAGAAGALACHGLVALQHRGQESAGVVVAGAGGLSRQCGHGLVQQVFEGLTPALPECGAALGHVRYATAGGSGAGNVQPLLGQTRRGDEFALAHNGHLLRVAGHDGWAPGTGAADTATLAAAVGAEPGGVRDALLAVLPKVEGAYSIAVLDGETVHAARDPYGFRPLCLGRLAGGGWVVASESAALECLGARYLREVEPGELVTLDGHGLRGERFAAASPAGCVFEYVYFARADSMLGGVRVHQARHAMGVALAGEAPVEADVVVAVPDSGRPAALGYASASGLYYAEALARNAYAGRTFLQPSTVERRRAVRLKFGVLPELVADRRVVMVDDSLVRANSARDLVSLVRAAGAREVHLRIASPPVRWPCFFGVDLPTRAELAAGRRGIREVAELVRADSLGYLSVEAMVAACGPAPKCVGCFTGTYPTG, encoded by the coding sequence ATGTTCGAGTCGGTGGGCGAGTCCTGCGGGGTGATCGCGCTGCGCGGTGTCGCCGGTGCGGCGGGTGCCCTGGCATGTCACGGGCTCGTCGCCCTCCAGCACCGCGGGCAGGAGTCGGCCGGCGTCGTGGTCGCAGGCGCGGGCGGGCTGTCCCGCCAGTGCGGTCACGGCCTTGTGCAGCAGGTCTTCGAGGGCCTGACGCCCGCGCTGCCGGAGTGTGGGGCCGCGCTGGGACACGTGCGGTACGCGACGGCCGGCGGGTCGGGCGCGGGCAACGTCCAGCCGCTGCTGGGCCAGACCCGGCGCGGCGACGAGTTCGCCCTGGCGCACAACGGGCACCTGCTGCGGGTCGCCGGGCACGACGGCTGGGCACCCGGCACCGGCGCTGCCGACACCGCGACGCTGGCGGCCGCGGTCGGCGCGGAGCCCGGTGGTGTCCGGGACGCGCTGCTCGCGGTGCTGCCGAAGGTCGAGGGCGCGTACAGCATCGCGGTCCTCGACGGTGAGACGGTCCACGCCGCCCGCGATCCGTACGGCTTCCGCCCGCTGTGCCTCGGCCGGCTCGCCGGCGGCGGCTGGGTGGTGGCGTCGGAGAGTGCCGCGCTCGAGTGCCTCGGTGCGCGGTACCTGCGCGAGGTCGAGCCCGGCGAGCTGGTCACCCTCGACGGCCACGGGTTGCGCGGCGAGCGGTTCGCCGCGGCCAGCCCGGCCGGCTGCGTCTTCGAGTACGTGTACTTCGCGCGGGCCGACTCGATGCTCGGCGGCGTGCGGGTGCACCAGGCCCGGCACGCGATGGGGGTGGCGCTGGCCGGCGAGGCACCCGTCGAGGCCGACGTCGTGGTCGCGGTACCGGACAGCGGCCGGCCGGCGGCGCTCGGATACGCGAGCGCCAGCGGCCTCTACTACGCCGAGGCGCTCGCGCGCAACGCGTACGCCGGCCGGACCTTCCTGCAGCCATCCACAGTGGAGCGGCGCAGGGCGGTGCGGCTGAAGTTCGGCGTCCTGCCGGAGCTGGTGGCCGACCGGCGGGTCGTGATGGTGGACGACTCACTGGTCCGGGCGAACTCCGCCCGCGACCTGGTCTCCCTGGTCCGCGCGGCCGGCGCCCGCGAGGTGCACCTGCGCATCGCCTCCCCGCCGGTGCGGTGGCCCTGCTTCTTCGGCGTGGACCTGCCGACGAGGGCCGAGCTGGCGGCGGGCCGGCGCGGCATCCGCGAGGTCGCCGAGCTTGTCCGGGCGGACAGCCTGGGCTACCTGTCGGTCGAGGCGATGGTGGCGGCGTGTGGCCCGGCGCCGAAATGTGTCGGCTGCTTCACCGGTACGTACCCGACGGGTTGA
- a CDS encoding ParB N-terminal domain-containing protein: MRNFPVTTIPLDRLLAGEALRSYGIDADHVRVLMDHDGELPPILVQRSTMRVIDGMHRLHAARAKGCAEIHAHLLDVDDTAAFLYGVAANVSHGLPLSLADRKSAALRVMRLYPDWSDRALGRACGLSGKTVAALRATQESGLGATGRRIGLDGRARPVNGSAGRLLARQILERTPQAPLRQVAKEAGVSTGTVRKVRDEMGLRANSAHSTAPVHAADDPARPNARPSEYSHRGRPARTEMDPERILENLRRDPSLKYRAKGRDLLRLLYRGPVLAVASEVVDEIPAHCIPAVAHLSRLYAQEWLALSTLLEDRARKDAA; this comes from the coding sequence GTGCGCAATTTCCCGGTTACGACGATCCCACTCGACCGGCTTCTCGCCGGTGAGGCTCTACGGTCCTACGGCATCGACGCCGACCACGTGCGCGTGCTGATGGACCACGACGGTGAGCTGCCACCGATTCTCGTCCAGCGCAGCACCATGCGTGTCATCGACGGGATGCACCGGCTGCACGCGGCGCGCGCGAAGGGATGCGCCGAAATCCACGCGCACCTGCTGGACGTCGACGACACCGCCGCCTTCCTCTACGGCGTGGCGGCGAACGTGTCGCACGGCCTGCCGCTGTCCCTCGCCGACCGCAAGTCCGCCGCCCTGCGCGTCATGCGGCTCTACCCCGACTGGTCCGACCGGGCGCTGGGCCGCGCATGCGGCCTGTCCGGCAAGACCGTCGCGGCGCTGCGTGCCACGCAGGAGTCCGGGCTGGGCGCCACCGGCCGCCGGATCGGGCTGGACGGCCGGGCCCGGCCGGTCAACGGCAGCGCGGGCCGCCTGCTCGCCCGCCAGATCCTGGAGCGGACGCCGCAGGCCCCACTGCGCCAGGTCGCGAAGGAGGCGGGTGTGTCGACCGGCACCGTCCGCAAGGTCCGCGACGAGATGGGCCTGCGGGCCAACAGCGCCCACAGCACCGCGCCGGTCCATGCCGCGGACGACCCGGCACGGCCGAACGCGCGGCCATCGGAGTACTCCCACCGCGGACGCCCGGCCCGGACCGAGATGGATCCCGAGCGGATCTTGGAGAACCTGCGCCGCGACCCGTCCCTCAAGTACCGGGCCAAGGGGCGTGACCTGCTGCGGCTGCTCTACCGCGGGCCGGTGCTCGCGGTGGCCAGCGAGGTCGTCGACGAGATCCCGGCACACTGCATCCCCGCTGTAGCGCACCTGAGCAGGCTTTATGCCCAGGAATGGCTGGCCCTCAGCACGCTGCTGGAAGACCGGGCGCGCAAGGACGCCGCGTAG
- a CDS encoding winged helix DNA-binding domain-containing protein encodes MPHARVISARELTRAYLDRQLLLRRLPLGPVQALRKLVAAQAQYSPSPYLALAARLEGFAIADLEACLDRGSVVKSSLMRGTLHLAAASEFPAIATVVRVDSAKQWERNWGHPDVDTATLARGLADYLAAPRTADEIRAHGESLTGGLLPARALLQFAKLVLPTVHIAPSGRWREHGAPGLVMWPHPLPPVSEVAGPLIRRYLAGYGPATRADVGAFTRLSMAQVDAGLATLPRLLRLTDEDGRDLLDLPGAPRPRDGGTPAPPRLLPKWDSALLSHADRRRILPDALRTRVINPANGDVLPTYLLDGVVAGTWQIERAGQGVVLRLRPLRPGRDHSDALLEQEARRVARFMEPAATHIDVELDGDARG; translated from the coding sequence GTGCCGCACGCACGTGTCATCTCCGCGCGGGAACTCACCCGGGCGTACCTGGACCGTCAACTGCTGCTGCGGCGGCTGCCCCTCGGGCCCGTCCAGGCGTTGCGAAAGCTCGTCGCGGCGCAGGCGCAGTATTCGCCCTCGCCCTACCTCGCGCTCGCCGCCAGGCTTGAAGGGTTTGCGATCGCGGACCTAGAAGCGTGTCTCGACCGTGGCTCTGTCGTCAAGTCTTCATTGATGCGCGGCACCCTCCACCTCGCCGCGGCGTCCGAGTTTCCGGCGATCGCGACGGTGGTCCGGGTGGACTCGGCCAAGCAGTGGGAGCGCAACTGGGGCCATCCCGACGTCGACACCGCCACACTCGCCCGCGGCCTGGCCGACTACCTGGCGGCACCCCGAACGGCCGACGAGATCCGTGCTCACGGCGAGTCACTGACCGGCGGCCTGCTGCCGGCCCGCGCGCTCCTGCAATTCGCCAAGCTGGTGCTGCCGACGGTGCACATCGCCCCGTCCGGCCGCTGGCGGGAGCACGGCGCGCCCGGGCTCGTGATGTGGCCGCACCCGCTGCCGCCGGTCTCCGAGGTGGCCGGCCCGCTGATCCGCCGGTACCTGGCCGGGTACGGTCCGGCGACGCGAGCCGACGTCGGCGCGTTCACCAGGCTCTCGATGGCCCAGGTCGACGCCGGTCTCGCGACGCTGCCGCGCCTGCTGCGGCTGACCGACGAAGACGGCCGTGACCTGCTGGACCTGCCCGGCGCACCCCGGCCCCGTGACGGCGGCACGCCGGCACCGCCCCGCCTGCTGCCCAAGTGGGACTCGGCCCTGTTGTCGCACGCCGACCGCCGCAGGATCCTCCCGGACGCGCTGCGCACCCGGGTCATCAACCCGGCCAACGGCGACGTGCTGCCCACCTACCTGCTCGACGGAGTCGTGGCGGGGACCTGGCAGATCGAGCGAGCTGGCCAGGGCGTCGTGCTGCGGCTGCGGCCGCTGCGGCCCGGTCGTGACCACAGCGACGCCCTGCTGGAGCAGGAGGCGCGGCGGGTCGCCCGATTCATGGAACCGGCAGCGACACACATCGATGTTGAGCTGGACGGCGACGCGCGCGGCTGA
- a CDS encoding cytochrome P450, whose translation MDLKDLDLMDPQLFSSGRAPATFEDLRQNAPVHWQKPRDGFPGFWVVSRYHDVVGVLRDPETFSSEYGNILPTWEKKDPTAGIMTFTSDPPQHVRLRTLLMPSLKLRSVKNRRPAVAEIVSRVLADVPIDEPFDFMELVANRLPIALTCGLLGVPADDFAMVVELSHRAHATKENDQVGGPATEEMFTSSHLELLAYFAELVASRRKDPQDDIISSFAHTRVGDDQLSDEEIAVNCFAAILGGYQADKNAQGGAMLALIRHPDQFDLLASRPSIMPSAVEEIWRWTTPTLNLTRVAVVDTEIAGVPIAKQDRVSVSLFSANRDPVAFDEPYEFRLTRYPNRHLAFGSGNHFCAGANVARMEMSLLLDSLLKAGVRPVLTAEPTPVFSHFQQGLKRLPVKYVRR comes from the coding sequence ATGGACCTCAAAGACCTCGACCTCATGGACCCCCAGCTTTTCAGCTCCGGCCGTGCGCCCGCCACGTTCGAGGACCTGCGGCAAAACGCCCCGGTGCACTGGCAGAAGCCGCGAGACGGCTTTCCCGGATTCTGGGTGGTCTCCCGCTACCACGACGTCGTCGGGGTGCTCCGCGACCCCGAGACCTTCAGCTCCGAGTACGGCAACATCCTGCCCACCTGGGAGAAGAAGGATCCGACCGCCGGCATCATGACGTTCACCAGCGACCCGCCGCAGCACGTCCGGCTGCGCACGCTGCTGATGCCGTCGCTCAAGCTGCGCTCGGTGAAAAACCGGCGCCCGGCCGTCGCCGAGATTGTCTCGCGCGTGCTGGCCGACGTGCCCATCGACGAGCCGTTCGACTTCATGGAGCTCGTCGCCAACCGCCTCCCGATCGCGCTGACCTGTGGCCTGCTGGGCGTGCCGGCCGATGACTTCGCCATGGTCGTGGAGCTCTCCCACCGCGCACACGCCACCAAGGAAAACGACCAGGTGGGCGGCCCGGCAACGGAGGAGATGTTCACCTCGTCGCACCTGGAGCTGCTGGCGTATTTCGCGGAGCTCGTGGCCAGCCGCCGCAAGGACCCGCAAGACGACATCATCAGTTCGTTCGCGCACACCCGGGTCGGTGACGACCAGCTCAGCGACGAGGAGATCGCCGTCAACTGCTTCGCGGCGATCCTCGGCGGCTACCAGGCGGACAAAAACGCCCAGGGCGGCGCGATGCTCGCGCTGATCCGCCATCCCGACCAGTTCGACCTGCTGGCGTCGCGTCCATCGATCATGCCGTCGGCGGTCGAGGAGATCTGGCGCTGGACCACGCCGACGCTCAACCTGACCCGGGTCGCGGTGGTGGACACCGAGATCGCGGGCGTGCCGATCGCGAAGCAGGATCGGGTGAGCGTCAGCCTGTTCTCGGCCAACCGGGACCCGGTGGCCTTCGACGAGCCGTACGAGTTCCGCCTCACCAGGTACCCCAACCGCCACCTCGCGTTCGGCAGCGGAAACCACTTCTGCGCCGGTGCCAATGTGGCGCGGATGGAGATGAGCCTGCTGCTGGACTCCTTGCTCAAGGCCGGCGTGCGGCCGGTCCTGACCGCGGAGCCGACGCCCGTCTTCTCGCACTTCCAGCAGGGGCTCAAGCGGTTGCCGGTGAAGTACGTGCGGCGGTAG
- a CDS encoding MFS transporter encodes MSHETVQRAPERPDDPVAEAPQRLSAHHSFMLLWAGQSLSMLGSSVSTVVIPLVAVVSLNASGFQVGLLGFLQTVPFLVLSLFIGVLVDRVRRRPLLIAADFGRAVAIGAIPLLALGGWLSMGALYVCVLVVGVLTVVFELTYFAYTPRLLPQSLLLAGNSRLELSNHVTGFVGPGLAGAAIAVVRIPYVLVLDAVSYLVSAVCLLMIKDAEPAPKPSNRATPRQVLTEIGQGLRALFGNRYLRPVMLNATAYNLAAQMILTLFVLYATRHLDIAPGWIGLIFAAGALGGVAGGAIINRAVKRYRFGPTFVASMAIVRVALPLVALVGGGPMPLLVGGFAAIWFVTLFGLVASNACVMTLRQVAVPDELRGRMNAGFRTFSFGAIPVGALLAGVLASVIGVRETIAVAAVLVPLSLLFVVFSPVPGMKEATDAAPRDRLETAPQAS; translated from the coding sequence ATGAGTCATGAGACGGTGCAGCGCGCTCCCGAACGACCTGACGATCCCGTGGCGGAGGCGCCGCAACGACTGAGCGCACACCACTCCTTCATGCTGCTCTGGGCCGGTCAGTCGCTGTCCATGCTCGGCAGCAGCGTGTCGACCGTCGTCATACCGCTCGTCGCGGTGGTCTCGCTGAACGCCAGCGGGTTCCAGGTCGGACTGCTCGGCTTCCTCCAGACGGTGCCGTTCCTCGTGCTGTCGCTGTTCATCGGCGTCCTGGTCGACCGGGTGCGGCGGCGGCCGCTGCTCATCGCCGCGGACTTCGGCCGGGCGGTCGCCATCGGCGCGATCCCGCTGCTCGCGCTCGGCGGCTGGCTCAGCATGGGCGCGCTGTACGTGTGCGTCCTCGTGGTCGGCGTGCTCACGGTCGTGTTCGAGCTGACCTACTTCGCGTACACCCCGCGGCTGCTGCCGCAGTCGCTGCTGCTGGCCGGAAACAGCCGGCTCGAGCTGTCCAACCACGTGACCGGTTTCGTCGGGCCGGGCCTCGCCGGAGCGGCCATCGCCGTCGTCCGCATCCCCTATGTGCTGGTCCTGGACGCCGTCTCGTACCTGGTCTCCGCGGTGTGCCTGCTGATGATCAAAGACGCCGAGCCGGCGCCGAAGCCGTCGAACAGGGCGACGCCCCGCCAGGTGCTGACCGAGATCGGCCAGGGCCTGCGCGCGCTGTTCGGCAACCGGTACCTGCGTCCGGTGATGCTGAACGCGACCGCGTACAACCTCGCCGCGCAGATGATCCTGACACTTTTCGTCCTGTACGCGACCCGGCACCTGGACATCGCGCCGGGCTGGATCGGCCTCATCTTCGCCGCCGGCGCGCTCGGCGGGGTGGCCGGCGGCGCGATCATCAACCGGGCCGTCAAGCGGTACCGCTTCGGCCCGACGTTCGTGGCCAGCATGGCGATCGTTCGCGTGGCGCTGCCCCTTGTGGCGCTGGTCGGCGGCGGACCGATGCCGCTGCTGGTCGGCGGGTTCGCCGCGATCTGGTTCGTCACGCTCTTCGGCCTGGTGGCATCCAACGCCTGTGTCATGACGTTGCGCCAGGTCGCGGTCCCGGACGAGCTGCGAGGCCGGATGAACGCCGGCTTCCGCACCTTCTCGTTCGGGGCCATCCCGGTCGGCGCGCTGCTGGCCGGCGTGCTGGCCAGCGTGATCGGCGTCCGCGAGACGATCGCCGTCGCCGCCGTCCTGGTGCCCCTGTCCCTGCTGTTCGTGGTCTTCTCGCCGGTGCCGGGCATGAAGGAGGCCACGGACGCGGCTCCCCGGGACCGGCTGGAGACAGCCCCACAGGCGTCGTGA